A window of Rhodococcus sp. SGAir0479 contains these coding sequences:
- a CDS encoding nuclear transport factor 2 family protein has product MAVDPNRTWELLEQRLATTTDARHRVVLGAVIEHMKAESVPDLDGLMATLGPTPDYHFWNSGQDVGPKGTDGVRAYYTAFVESKSNILEYELDRLVVDDHCLVTEGFLKQIYPGAYAAQIGIPVDDESADYLIVFRQLILWPVDENGKIEGEDSYHSGPSSITKLSFDELPQAYIDLVHTPAAT; this is encoded by the coding sequence ATGGCCGTCGATCCGAACCGGACCTGGGAGCTGCTCGAACAGCGCCTCGCCACCACCACCGACGCCCGGCACCGTGTGGTGCTGGGCGCCGTCATCGAGCACATGAAGGCCGAGTCCGTCCCCGACCTGGACGGCCTCATGGCCACGCTCGGCCCCACGCCGGACTACCACTTCTGGAACAGCGGCCAGGACGTCGGACCCAAGGGCACCGACGGCGTGCGGGCCTACTACACGGCGTTCGTCGAGTCGAAGTCGAACATCCTCGAATACGAGCTCGACCGCCTCGTCGTCGACGACCACTGCCTGGTCACCGAGGGGTTCCTCAAGCAGATCTACCCGGGCGCGTACGCCGCGCAGATCGGCATCCCGGTCGACGACGAGTCGGCCGACTACCTCATCGTGTTCCGGCAGCTCATCCTCTGGCCGGTCGACGAGAACGGGAAGATCGAGGGCGAGGACTCGTACCACTCCGGGCCGTCGAGCATCACCAAGCTGTCGTTCGACGAGCTGCCGCAGGCGTACATCGACCTGGTCCACACTCCGGCCGCCACCTGA
- a CDS encoding PucR family transcriptional regulator: MSELGSDSVSVLRIIACFDELGESAANADTVVRAAALLAECPVGAAWASGTVIGYDALGDPHGDLHPAQPSPQDPTVWLQRDGAERPLDSVLLDRLRHTLRVAAARSATADELRMGDPGLLEVVLSDKERREDRVRAVSLLGLDPARELRVLAVSSGASAATVEVISQTCAGRLVRSLDVGQLTAILLQDNADSRGLADDLHAAIVGAYPTPAPDRGPWVGIGERMSVYAAPTSWKQARRALRFASSTGYGRRAVAYGRLGSLDLLAELPLERLLNDRDVARINAIAASAGGAQEVATLEAFCVFGSLRRTAAELHVHHSTVAARLAHLGAEMGWDLEDSMDRFMATLVLMIRRMALSSTELAASEVFGPGF, translated from the coding sequence ATGTCGGAGCTGGGGTCCGACTCGGTGTCCGTGCTGCGGATCATCGCCTGTTTCGACGAGCTCGGGGAGTCGGCAGCCAACGCGGACACCGTGGTTCGGGCCGCGGCCCTGCTGGCGGAGTGCCCGGTCGGTGCCGCCTGGGCGTCCGGCACCGTGATCGGATACGACGCGCTCGGCGACCCGCACGGCGACCTGCACCCGGCGCAGCCGTCACCGCAGGACCCCACGGTGTGGTTGCAGCGCGACGGTGCCGAACGCCCACTCGACTCCGTGCTCCTGGACCGGCTGCGTCACACGCTGCGGGTCGCCGCCGCCAGGTCGGCGACGGCGGACGAGTTGCGGATGGGCGATCCCGGGCTGCTCGAGGTGGTGCTGTCGGACAAGGAGCGCCGCGAGGACCGGGTGCGGGCGGTGAGCCTGCTCGGGCTGGACCCGGCCCGCGAACTCCGGGTGCTGGCGGTGTCGTCGGGAGCGAGTGCGGCTACGGTGGAGGTGATCTCGCAGACGTGTGCCGGACGGCTGGTCCGGTCGCTCGACGTCGGGCAGTTGACCGCGATACTGCTGCAGGACAACGCGGACAGTCGCGGCCTCGCCGACGATCTGCACGCCGCGATCGTGGGCGCGTACCCCACGCCCGCGCCCGACCGGGGTCCCTGGGTGGGAATCGGTGAGCGGATGAGCGTGTACGCGGCGCCCACGTCGTGGAAGCAGGCACGCCGGGCGCTGCGGTTCGCGTCGTCCACGGGTTACGGGCGGCGCGCGGTCGCGTACGGACGGCTCGGCTCGCTCGACCTGCTCGCCGAGTTGCCCCTCGAACGTCTGCTCAACGACCGGGACGTCGCGCGGATCAACGCGATCGCGGCGTCCGCGGGCGGTGCGCAGGAGGTGGCGACGCTCGAGGCGTTCTGCGTGTTCGGGTCGCTGCGCCGGACGGCCGCCGAACTGCACGTGCACCACAGCACGGTCGCGGCCCGCCTGGCGCACCTCGGAGCGGAGATGGGCTGGGACCTCGAGGACTCGATGGATCGATTCATGGCGACGCTGGTGCTGATGATCCGCCGGATGGCGTTGTCGTCGACGGAGCTGGCCGCGTCGGAGGTGTTCGGGCCGGGCTTCTGA